A region of Arabidopsis thaliana chromosome 5, partial sequence DNA encodes the following proteins:
- a CDS encoding Tautomerase/MIF superfamily protein (Tautomerase/MIF superfamily protein; INVOLVED IN: inflammatory response, response to other organism; LOCATED IN: chloroplast; EXPRESSED IN: 22 plant structures; EXPRESSED DURING: 13 growth stages; CONTAINS InterPro DOMAIN/s: Tautomerase (InterPro:IPR014347), Macrophage migration inhibitory factor (InterPro:IPR001398); BEST Arabidopsis thaliana protein match is: Tautomerase/MIF superfamily protein (TAIR:AT5G01650.1); Has 970 Blast hits to 970 proteins in 245 species: Archae - 0; Bacteria - 199; Metazoa - 419; Fungi - 25; Plants - 143; Viruses - 0; Other Eukaryotes - 184 (source: NCBI BLink).), giving the protein MPTLNLFTNIPVDAVTCSDILKDATKAVAKIIGKPESYVMILLNSGVPIAFAGTEEPAAYGELISIGGLGPGVNGKLSETISEILQIKLSIDSSRFYIKFYDSPRPFFGYNGSTF; this is encoded by the exons aTGCCCACTTTGAATCTCTTCACTAACATACCAGTCGACGCCGTCACTTGCTCAGACATCCTCAAGGACGCCACTAAGGCCGTCGCTAAAATCATCGGCAAACCTGAATCC taTGTGATGATACTGCTTAACAGTGGAGTGCCCATTGCATTTGCCGGTACCGAGGAACCTGCTGCATATGGAGAATTGATATCTATTGGGGGATTAGGACCTGGCGTAAACGGGAAGCTTAGCGAGACGATATCTGAGATTCTCCAAATTAAGCTCTCCATAGACAGCTCTCGCTTTTATATCAAATTCTACGATTCTCCG CGACCTTTCTTCGGTTACAATGGATCAACTTTCTGA
- a CDS encoding Tautomerase/MIF superfamily protein (Tautomerase/MIF superfamily protein; INVOLVED IN: inflammatory response, response to other organism; EXPRESSED IN: 22 plant structures; EXPRESSED DURING: 13 growth stages; CONTAINS InterPro DOMAIN/s: Tautomerase (InterPro:IPR014347), Macrophage migration inhibitory factor (InterPro:IPR001398); BEST Arabidopsis thaliana protein match is: Tautomerase/MIF superfamily protein (TAIR:AT5G01650.2).) — MPTLNLFTNIPVDAVTCSDILKDATKAVAKIIGKPESYVMILLNSGVPIAFAGTEEPAAYGELISIGGLGPGVNGKLSETISEILQIKLSIDSSRFYIKFYDSPVSPLLLQIQSFA, encoded by the exons aTGCCCACTTTGAATCTCTTCACTAACATACCAGTCGACGCCGTCACTTGCTCAGACATCCTCAAGGACGCCACTAAGGCCGTCGCTAAAATCATCGGCAAACCTGAATCC taTGTGATGATACTGCTTAACAGTGGAGTGCCCATTGCATTTGCCGGTACCGAGGAACCTGCTGCATATGGAGAATTGATATCTATTGGGGGATTAGGACCTGGCGTAAACGGGAAGCTTAGCGAGACGATATCTGAGATTCTCCAAATTAAGCTCTCCATAGACAGCTCTCGCTTTTATATCAAATTCTACGATTCTCCGGTAAGTCCCCTTTTGCTTCAAATTCAAAGCTTTGCATAA